A region of the Dysgonomonas mossii genome:
TGACAATAATGTAGACGAAGGGCGTGTAGACTGTGCTCCTATATCCACAATTTTGCCTCCTTGTGTTAATATTTCTGCTACACGGGCAACAATTTCTTGTTCACCCTGCTTGCGGCTCTCTGCAAAAAATGAATCAGGAGTAATATTCAATATCCCCATCACAAAAGGTTGCGACAGTTCTAGCAATTCTCCTTTTATATTAATTGTTTTCATGCAATTCTCCCTTTTACTAAGAAGTAACAAAAGTAAGAGATTTTCTGCGATTATTGCTATCTTACTTTTTCGATATTTGAAGCCGAGTCTTCAATAAAATAAAGAGGTTATATTTCTTGTGATGTTCAACGTGAGCGAGATGTCTCTTAAAACTCTCTCAATCCCGACACTTTATAGCGGCTCAGTGTTTCTAATTTTACGTTCTTGCCTACTACCACTCCATTGTCATAGAGGGCTTGTTCCACGGCTTTAAAAGCTATTTCGGGGTGATTATTATCTTGGCTGAGGTGGCAAAGCCAGATATTTTGAAGATTTTCGCTGTATATACTTGCAATAAACTGGGCAGATAAACGGTTGCTAAGATGCCCCATTCCATTGCCTATACGTTGTTTCAGATAGTAAGGATATTTACCCGCCTGAAGCATATATTCGTCGTAGTTGGCCTCAATTACCAGGTGATTTGCCTTCGCGGCATATTCTTTTATTGTATCGGTAATTCGTCCGATATCTGTTACTAATACAAACGTCTGCTCGTCGAACTCAATGTGATAACCTACGTTTTCTATACTGTCATGAGGAACGTCAAAGGCGGTTATTTGAAATTCCCTGATAGAAAATGCTTGTTCTTTTTCTATAATCTTTCTTGAGTGCACCAAGCTTGCTCGTACAGCTCTGTTTCTTAATATACCGTTATGTACGGT
Encoded here:
- a CDS encoding MBL fold metallo-hydrolase, whose amino-acid sequence is MQYSLFPQYKYKFFSLGSGSSGNCYYLGTSEYGVLIDAGIGIRSIQKALREYGVSFDKIIAVLVTHDHADHIKTVGCLGDKYNIPVYATETVHNGILRNRAVRASLVHSRKIIEKEQAFSIREFQITAFDVPHDSIENVGYHIEFDEQTFVLVTDIGRITDTIKEYAAKANHLVIEANYDEYMLQAGKYPYYLKQRIGNGMGHLSNRLSAQFIASIYSENLQNIWLCHLSQDNNHPEIAFKAVEQALYDNGVVVGKNVKLETLSRYKVSGLREF